One Tomitella gaofuii DNA segment encodes these proteins:
- a CDS encoding IMPACT family protein: MPDAYLVIGRDVDVETEVQRSRFLARLRRVEDEDSARDVIARARREHRAARHHCTAFVIGPRGRLQRSNDDGEPAGTAGAPMLETLCGRAVSDVVAVVTRYFGGIKLGTGGLVRAYGDAVTAALDAAGTRTRLSVEYRTATVAAADAGRLENELRAGGLRIVAVDYGVGPGGADAALTVAVPADDAPGFGALIASRTGGSAAVELAGHGWVDGDG; the protein is encoded by the coding sequence ATGCCCGACGCGTACCTCGTGATCGGCCGCGACGTCGACGTGGAGACGGAGGTGCAGAGATCCCGGTTCCTCGCGCGCCTGCGCCGGGTCGAGGACGAGGACTCCGCACGTGACGTCATCGCCCGGGCGCGCCGCGAGCACCGCGCCGCCCGCCACCACTGCACCGCTTTCGTGATCGGCCCGCGCGGGCGCCTGCAACGGTCGAACGACGACGGCGAGCCCGCGGGCACCGCCGGGGCGCCCATGCTCGAGACACTGTGCGGCCGCGCGGTGAGCGACGTGGTGGCGGTGGTCACCCGCTATTTCGGTGGGATCAAGCTGGGCACCGGCGGCCTGGTCCGCGCCTACGGCGACGCGGTGACGGCGGCCCTCGACGCCGCGGGCACCCGCACCCGCCTGAGCGTGGAGTACCGGACGGCGACGGTGGCGGCGGCCGACGCCGGCAGGCTGGAGAACGAGCTGCGCGCCGGCGGGCTGCGCATCGTGGCCGTCGACTACGGCGTGGGCCCCGGAGGCGCGGACGCCGCCCTCACCGTCGCCGTGCCCGCCGACGACGCGCCCGGGTTCGGCGCGCTGATCGCGTCGCGCACCGGCGGCAGCGCCGCGGTGGAGCTGGCCGGGCACGGGTGGGTCGACGGCGACGGATAG
- a CDS encoding mycofactocin-coupled SDR family oxidoreductase gives MSRSEGRFAGKVAFITGAARGQGRAEAVKFANEGADIIAVDVCAEFRSTPYPGATQADLDETVRLVEEAGGKIVARVADVRDFDGLAAALQEGLDAFGRLDIVIANAGICSGRMSWEVSAEDWKETVDVNLTGTFNTAKAAIPYLIDQGEGGAIVFTSSVSGLKGTPFTGHYAATKHGITGLAKTMANELGEHKIRVNTIHPAGVETGMNMASDMGPLFAQHAHTLAPIFMNSLPYALTQPEEIADVVAWVCSDEAKYMTGVQVPIDIGNLNR, from the coding sequence ATGAGCAGAAGCGAGGGACGATTCGCGGGGAAGGTCGCCTTCATCACCGGCGCGGCGCGGGGCCAGGGCCGCGCCGAGGCGGTGAAGTTCGCGAACGAGGGCGCGGACATCATCGCCGTCGACGTGTGCGCGGAGTTCCGGTCCACGCCCTACCCCGGCGCCACCCAGGCCGATCTGGACGAGACCGTCCGGCTGGTGGAGGAGGCCGGCGGGAAGATCGTCGCGAGGGTCGCCGACGTGCGCGACTTCGACGGGCTGGCCGCCGCGTTGCAGGAGGGGCTCGACGCGTTCGGCCGGCTCGACATCGTCATCGCCAACGCGGGCATCTGCTCCGGCCGCATGAGCTGGGAGGTCTCGGCCGAGGACTGGAAGGAGACCGTCGACGTCAACCTGACGGGCACCTTCAACACGGCCAAGGCGGCCATCCCCTACCTGATCGACCAGGGCGAGGGCGGCGCGATCGTGTTCACCAGCTCCGTATCCGGGCTCAAGGGCACGCCGTTCACCGGCCACTACGCGGCGACCAAGCACGGCATCACCGGCCTCGCCAAGACCATGGCGAACGAGCTGGGCGAACACAAGATCCGGGTCAACACGATCCACCCCGCCGGCGTGGAGACCGGGATGAACATGGCCTCGGACATGGGGCCGCTGTTCGCGCAGCACGCCCACACTCTGGCGCCGATCTTCATGAACTCGCTGCCCTACGCGCTCACGCAGCCCGAAGAGATCGCCGACGTCGTCGCGTGGGTGTGCTCCGACGAGGCCAAGTACATGACCGGCGTGCAGGTTCCCATCGACATCGGCAACCTCAACCGCTGA
- a CDS encoding adenosylmethionine--8-amino-7-oxononanoate transaminase: MAARTELTARQITEIDAEHIWHPYGAFPPSTPSLVVDSAAGTRLRLADGRELVDGMGSWWAAIHGYRHPDLDAAVREQLGRMSHVMFGGLTHEPAARLARLLTDVTPDGLEQVFFADSGSVSVEVAMKMAIQYWRSKGRPGKHRLLTWRGGYHGDTMGPMSVCDPDGGMHALWSDVLPRQIFAPMPPRDYDPDYVLNLELLLSAQADETAAVIVEPVVQGAGGMRFHDPQYLQALRDACDRHGVLLVFDEIATGFGRTGRMFAADHADVRPDIMCVGKALTGGYMTLAATLCTPELARAISAGEAGGLMHGPTFMANPLACAVGAASLELLLSRDWETEVTDLEDGLTAGLAPAWDLPNVVDVRVLGGIGVIELDSPVDMATATDAAVDAGAWLRPFRTLIYAMPPYISTPDDLTTVTGAMVAAAASQSQGEVPG; the protein is encoded by the coding sequence ATGGCGGCCCGGACGGAGCTCACCGCCCGGCAGATCACCGAGATCGACGCGGAGCACATCTGGCATCCCTACGGCGCGTTCCCGCCGTCGACGCCGTCGCTGGTGGTGGACAGCGCGGCGGGCACCCGCCTGCGCTTGGCCGACGGCCGCGAGCTGGTGGACGGCATGGGCTCGTGGTGGGCGGCCATCCACGGCTACCGGCACCCGGACCTGGACGCGGCCGTGCGCGAGCAGCTGGGCCGGATGAGCCACGTGATGTTCGGCGGCCTCACCCACGAACCCGCCGCCCGGCTCGCGCGTCTGCTCACCGATGTCACCCCCGACGGCCTCGAACAGGTCTTCTTCGCGGACTCCGGCTCGGTGTCGGTGGAGGTGGCGATGAAGATGGCCATCCAGTACTGGCGGTCCAAGGGGCGGCCGGGCAAGCACCGGCTGCTCACCTGGCGGGGCGGGTACCACGGCGACACGATGGGGCCGATGAGCGTGTGCGACCCGGACGGCGGGATGCACGCTCTGTGGTCGGACGTGCTCCCGCGGCAGATCTTCGCCCCGATGCCGCCGCGCGACTACGACCCGGACTACGTGCTGAACCTGGAGTTGCTGCTGTCGGCGCAGGCGGACGAGACGGCGGCGGTGATCGTGGAGCCGGTGGTGCAGGGCGCCGGCGGCATGCGCTTCCACGACCCGCAGTACCTGCAGGCACTGCGCGACGCGTGCGATCGGCACGGCGTGCTGCTCGTCTTCGACGAGATCGCCACCGGATTCGGCCGTACCGGACGCATGTTCGCGGCCGACCACGCCGACGTACGTCCGGACATCATGTGCGTCGGCAAGGCCCTCACGGGGGGATACATGACGCTGGCGGCGACGCTGTGCACGCCGGAGCTGGCGCGTGCCATCAGCGCGGGCGAGGCGGGCGGACTCATGCACGGGCCCACGTTCATGGCCAACCCGTTGGCGTGCGCGGTGGGCGCGGCGTCGCTGGAGCTTCTGCTCTCGCGGGACTGGGAGACCGAGGTGACCGACCTGGAGGACGGGCTCACTGCGGGGCTGGCGCCGGCGTGGGATCTGCCGAACGTCGTCGATGTGCGCGTGCTCGGCGGGATCGGCGTCATCGAGCTCGATTCGCCCGTGGACATGGCCACCGCGACGGACGCCGCCGTGGACGCGGGGGCGTGGCTGCGGCCGTTCCGGACTCTGATCTACGCGATGCCGCCATACATCAGCACGCCCGACGATCTGACGACCGTCACCGGCGCGATGGTGGCGGCCGCAGCGAGTCAGTCGCAGGGAGAAGTCCCGGGCTGA
- a CDS encoding MFS transporter, with translation MSTTMVERGATRAGVRDWLGLAVLCGAVLIIAIDATVLDLAVPSISEHLEPTTAQLLWIIDIYSFVLAALLVTMGVLADRVGRRRLLMLGVAGFGAASVLAAFSVSPGMLIAARVLQGLFGAMLMPSTLGIIRATFLDGRQRATAIGVWGAMWGGGAAGGPLVGGWLLEHFWWGSVFLVAVPVLLVMLVAMPFVLRESRDPRPGRFDVPGVLLSVGALAPLIYALKDAASHGLSARTGALVVAGVLCGWAFVSRQRRAADPMIDVRLFRNPVFSTAILTNLLSVFGLAGVLFFGTQYLQMVLGYSPLEAGLLAAPGTAASMVSALLAAAVARRIGVRLALAGSILFAAAGAVLLMALGVDGRALVFVVGFVVVGLGTGLGLTLTSAVVVDVVEPERAGAASGISETSYELGVAAGVAVLGSVVMGIYRAGVDVAGLAAVQATAVRDTLGGAVRVAGEIGGAQGDVLLDSARHAFVNGMHVAAGSTAALLACAGAAILVLLRPRPTGQDAASADGNSAS, from the coding sequence ATGTCGACGACAATGGTCGAACGCGGAGCGACGCGAGCCGGCGTGCGCGATTGGCTGGGACTCGCAGTGCTGTGCGGGGCGGTGCTCATCATCGCCATCGACGCCACGGTGCTGGACCTGGCCGTGCCGTCGATCTCGGAACACCTGGAACCGACCACGGCGCAGTTGCTGTGGATCATCGACATCTACTCGTTCGTCCTCGCCGCGCTGCTGGTGACGATGGGCGTGCTGGCGGACAGGGTGGGGCGCCGCAGGCTGCTCATGCTCGGCGTCGCGGGGTTCGGCGCGGCATCGGTGCTCGCAGCATTCTCCGTGTCGCCCGGGATGCTCATCGCCGCCCGCGTGCTGCAGGGCCTGTTCGGGGCGATGCTCATGCCGTCGACGCTCGGCATCATCCGCGCCACCTTCCTCGACGGCCGCCAGCGGGCCACGGCCATCGGCGTGTGGGGCGCGATGTGGGGCGGGGGCGCGGCCGGCGGGCCGCTCGTGGGCGGATGGCTGCTGGAGCACTTCTGGTGGGGCTCGGTGTTCCTCGTCGCCGTCCCGGTTCTGCTCGTGATGCTCGTCGCCATGCCGTTCGTGCTGCGTGAGTCGCGTGATCCGCGCCCCGGCCGCTTCGACGTCCCCGGCGTGCTGCTGTCCGTGGGCGCCCTGGCACCGCTGATCTACGCGCTCAAGGACGCCGCGTCGCACGGGCTGAGCGCACGCACCGGCGCCCTCGTCGTGGCGGGCGTGCTGTGCGGGTGGGCGTTCGTGTCCCGGCAGCGCCGCGCCGCCGACCCGATGATCGACGTGCGCCTGTTCCGCAACCCGGTGTTCTCCACGGCGATCCTCACCAACCTGCTGTCGGTGTTCGGGCTCGCCGGGGTGCTGTTCTTCGGAACCCAGTACCTGCAGATGGTGCTCGGATACTCGCCGCTGGAGGCGGGGTTGCTCGCGGCTCCCGGCACCGCCGCGAGCATGGTCTCGGCGCTGCTGGCCGCGGCGGTGGCGCGTCGGATCGGGGTGCGCCTGGCGTTGGCGGGGTCGATCCTGTTCGCCGCCGCCGGCGCCGTCCTGCTCATGGCGCTGGGCGTCGACGGCCGGGCGCTTGTGTTCGTCGTGGGCTTCGTCGTGGTGGGGCTCGGCACCGGACTGGGGCTCACGCTCACGTCGGCGGTCGTCGTCGACGTGGTCGAGCCGGAGCGGGCGGGCGCGGCCTCGGGGATCTCCGAAACGTCGTACGAGCTCGGCGTCGCGGCGGGAGTCGCGGTGCTCGGCAGCGTGGTGATGGGCATCTACCGGGCGGGTGTCGACGTCGCCGGGCTCGCAGCGGTGCAGGCGACCGCGGTGCGTGACACGCTCGGCGGTGCGGTGCGCGTTGCGGGCGAGATCGGCGGCGCGCAGGGCGACGTGCTGCTCGACTCGGCCCGGCACGCCTTCGTGAACGGCATGCACGTGGCGGCGGGGTCCACGGCCGCGCTGTTGGCGTGCGCGGGTGCGGCGATACTCGTGCTGTTGCGCCCTCGCCCGACGGGGCAGGACGCGGCGTCGGCGGACGGCAATTCGGCCTCTTGA
- a CDS encoding alanine/glycine:cation symporter family protein → MDSVDEAIVWFNDKYGYVLIVLLVGAGLYFGARTAVVQLRMLPEMARTLRERPARAQGDTGPGAISAFRAFCISAASRVGTGNVAGVAVAITVGGPGAVFWMWLLAVIGGATAFVESTLGQLYKVRDGRDYRGGPAYYLSRGIKNRKAGLAMAFLFAVAITFTYGFVFNAVQSNSITSAFELAVGSDADWMPAAIGVALAVLAGLVIFGGVHRISGVSQIVVPVMAVLYVGIALFVIVTNLPHLPAVITDIVESAFGIRQFAGAGIWAAMMQGMRRGLFSNEAGMGSTPNAAATAAVSHPVKQGLVQTLGVYFDTLVVCSATAFIILLSNPDFGSDIEGVQLTQTALQEHMGSWAAPVLAVILFFLAFSSIIGNYYYGETNIAFFTRSKAVLLVFRVLVVGFVFFGAIAQVSLVWNLADVFSSLMATINILGLFAIGGVAVVLLRHYTRQKSRGLDPVFHRDDVPGLRNVECWDGTDPETAREPVDAR, encoded by the coding sequence ATGGATTCCGTCGACGAGGCCATAGTCTGGTTCAACGACAAGTACGGCTATGTGCTGATCGTCCTGCTGGTCGGCGCCGGACTGTACTTCGGCGCCCGCACCGCCGTCGTGCAGCTCCGCATGCTCCCCGAGATGGCGCGGACGCTGCGCGAACGGCCGGCCCGCGCGCAGGGCGACACCGGCCCCGGCGCCATCTCCGCGTTCCGCGCGTTCTGCATCTCCGCCGCCTCCCGCGTGGGCACCGGCAACGTCGCCGGTGTGGCCGTCGCCATCACCGTCGGCGGCCCGGGGGCGGTGTTCTGGATGTGGCTGCTGGCCGTCATCGGCGGCGCCACCGCGTTCGTCGAGTCCACCCTGGGCCAGCTCTACAAGGTGCGCGACGGCCGCGACTACCGCGGCGGCCCCGCCTACTACCTCAGCCGCGGCATCAAGAACCGCAAGGCCGGCCTGGCGATGGCGTTCCTGTTCGCCGTCGCGATCACCTTCACCTACGGCTTCGTGTTCAACGCCGTGCAGTCCAACTCCATCACCAGTGCGTTCGAGCTGGCCGTCGGCTCGGATGCCGACTGGATGCCGGCCGCCATCGGCGTCGCGCTCGCCGTCCTGGCCGGCCTGGTCATCTTCGGCGGCGTGCACCGCATCTCCGGCGTCTCGCAGATCGTCGTGCCCGTCATGGCGGTGCTCTACGTGGGGATCGCGCTGTTCGTCATCGTCACCAACCTGCCGCACCTCCCCGCGGTGATCACCGACATCGTCGAATCGGCGTTCGGCATCCGGCAGTTCGCGGGGGCCGGCATCTGGGCGGCGATGATGCAGGGCATGCGGCGCGGACTGTTCTCCAACGAGGCCGGCATGGGCTCCACCCCCAACGCCGCCGCCACCGCGGCCGTGTCCCACCCGGTCAAGCAGGGCCTGGTGCAGACCCTCGGCGTCTACTTCGACACCCTCGTGGTGTGCTCGGCCACCGCGTTCATCATCCTGCTGTCCAACCCCGATTTCGGCAGCGACATCGAGGGCGTCCAGCTCACCCAGACCGCCCTGCAGGAGCACATGGGCAGCTGGGCCGCGCCCGTGCTCGCCGTGATCCTGTTCTTCCTCGCCTTCAGCTCCATCATCGGCAACTACTACTACGGCGAGACCAACATCGCGTTCTTCACCCGGAGCAAGGCGGTGCTGCTCGTCTTCCGCGTCCTCGTCGTCGGCTTCGTGTTCTTCGGCGCCATCGCGCAGGTGAGCCTGGTGTGGAACCTGGCCGACGTGTTCTCGTCGCTCATGGCCACGATCAACATCCTCGGGCTCTTCGCGATCGGCGGGGTCGCTGTCGTTCTGCTGCGCCACTACACGCGGCAGAAGTCCCGCGGGCTCGACCCGGTGTTCCATCGCGACGACGTCCCCGGGCTGCGGAACGTCGAATGCTGGGACGGCACCGACCCGGAGACCGCCCGCGAGCCCGTCGATGCCCGGTAG
- a CDS encoding 12-oxophytodienoate reductase, whose protein sequence is MSGTAPESPAASPIFRPLSIRSLELKNRLVMSPMTRSHSPNGVPGADVAEYYRKRAEGGTGLLITEGVTIDHPAAVENPSVPHMFGDEALAGWRRVTDGVHAAGGRIIPQLWHVGPLWGAMGRPDPAIKPMRPSGLWGTPGVTSYPEKLVARYSPATEPMTAQDIDDVLSAYVRSARNAVDAGFDGIAIHGGHGYLLDAFMWADTNRRTDRWGGSLEARAAFPAAVVAAIRAEIGDDLPIFYRFSQHKQQDYKARIADTPDELKVLLGALVDAGADVLDASIRRFDAPAFDGDPCSLAGWAKKLTGARTMAVGSFGLGKTLREGRGAGTIPAEDNREELHRRLAAEEFDLIAVGRLHLADPDLAQHLYEGGPLPEFDRDKHERVLH, encoded by the coding sequence ATGAGCGGAACCGCCCCCGAGTCCCCCGCCGCGTCGCCGATCTTCCGCCCGCTGAGCATCCGCTCGCTGGAGCTGAAGAATCGCCTGGTCATGTCGCCGATGACCCGCTCGCACTCTCCGAACGGCGTGCCCGGCGCCGACGTGGCCGAGTACTACCGCAAACGCGCCGAGGGCGGCACCGGTCTGCTCATCACCGAGGGCGTCACCATCGACCACCCCGCCGCCGTGGAGAACCCGTCGGTCCCCCACATGTTCGGCGACGAGGCGCTGGCCGGCTGGCGCCGCGTGACGGACGGCGTCCACGCAGCGGGCGGCAGGATCATCCCTCAGCTGTGGCACGTGGGCCCGTTGTGGGGAGCGATGGGCCGCCCGGACCCCGCGATCAAGCCGATGCGCCCGTCCGGCCTGTGGGGCACACCCGGCGTCACCTCGTACCCGGAGAAGCTCGTCGCCCGCTACTCCCCCGCCACCGAGCCGATGACGGCGCAGGACATCGACGACGTGCTCTCCGCGTACGTGCGCTCGGCGCGCAACGCGGTGGACGCGGGCTTCGACGGCATCGCCATCCACGGCGGCCACGGCTACCTTCTCGACGCGTTCATGTGGGCGGACACCAACCGGCGCACCGACCGGTGGGGCGGGAGCCTCGAGGCGCGTGCGGCGTTCCCCGCCGCCGTCGTCGCGGCGATCCGCGCGGAGATCGGCGACGACCTGCCCATCTTCTACCGCTTCTCCCAGCACAAGCAGCAGGACTACAAGGCCCGCATCGCCGACACGCCCGACGAGCTCAAGGTGCTGCTGGGCGCCCTGGTCGACGCGGGCGCGGACGTGCTCGACGCCTCCATCCGGCGCTTCGACGCCCCCGCCTTCGACGGCGACCCGTGCTCGCTGGCCGGCTGGGCGAAGAAGCTCACCGGCGCCCGCACCATGGCCGTCGGCAGCTTCGGGCTGGGGAAGACGCTGCGCGAGGGTCGCGGCGCAGGCACCATCCCCGCCGAGGACAACCGCGAAGAGCTGCACCGGCGCCTCGCCGCCGAGGAGTTCGACCTGATCGCGGTGGGCCGGCTGCACCTGGCCGACCCGGACCTGGCGCAGCACCTGTACGAGGGCGGCCCACTGCCGGAGTTCGACCGCGACAAGCACGAGCGCGTCCTGCACTGA
- a CDS encoding TetR/AcrR family transcriptional regulator, with amino-acid sequence MTTPQTTPDRILDALERVLLREGPGAATLEAVAADAGVSKGGLLYHFSTKEAMLAAMVRRLGARSDAELDAAVAGGTTVAEFYLQALDNDSFSDKPLYQSAIAALRGLDGRHEDVQAAMTEVLRGWDAGLQKEFDDPVDAEIVRLVGDGILLSALLDLPAPDPDLHARVVARLLGRA; translated from the coding sequence ATGACCACGCCGCAGACCACTCCCGACCGAATCCTCGACGCGCTGGAACGCGTGCTGCTGCGCGAGGGGCCCGGGGCGGCGACCCTCGAGGCCGTCGCGGCGGACGCCGGCGTGTCCAAGGGCGGGCTGCTCTACCACTTCTCCACCAAGGAGGCGATGCTCGCGGCGATGGTCCGTCGCCTCGGCGCCCGCTCGGACGCGGAACTTGACGCCGCAGTGGCAGGCGGGACCACCGTCGCGGAGTTCTACCTGCAGGCGCTCGACAACGACTCGTTCAGCGACAAGCCGCTCTACCAGTCGGCCATCGCCGCGCTGCGCGGACTCGACGGGCGGCACGAGGACGTCCAGGCCGCGATGACCGAGGTGCTGCGCGGTTGGGATGCAGGGCTGCAGAAGGAGTTCGACGACCCGGTGGACGCCGAGATCGTCCGCCTCGTCGGCGACGGCATCCTCTTGTCCGCACTGCTGGACCTGCCGGCACCGGACCCCGACCTGCACGCACGAGTCGTGGCGCGGCTCCTCGGCCGCGCATGA
- a CDS encoding peroxidase-related enzyme (This protein belongs to a clade of uncharacterized proteins related to peroxidases such as the alkylhydroperoxidase AhpD.): protein MDQQPQPFFPVPRETDLPSGLQKLFGKAREQIGFLPNVFLAYARRPERFSAWFNHFREVTAPTETLDAADREMIAVVVSNINHCTYCMVSHGYSLAEALGDRAQADLISINWRHAGLDPRRRAICAYAEKLTSAPDTVERQDLEDLRAAGLTDDDIWDVVEIAAMYNFTNRVSSAMGHRPNPEYHRRPPAAAE, encoded by the coding sequence GTGGACCAGCAGCCGCAACCGTTCTTCCCCGTCCCCCGCGAGACCGACCTGCCATCGGGCCTGCAGAAGCTCTTCGGCAAGGCCCGCGAGCAGATCGGCTTCCTGCCCAACGTCTTCCTGGCCTACGCGCGGCGACCGGAACGGTTCTCCGCCTGGTTCAACCACTTCCGCGAGGTGACCGCACCCACCGAGACCCTCGACGCGGCAGACAGGGAGATGATCGCGGTGGTGGTGTCCAACATCAACCACTGCACGTACTGCATGGTCTCGCACGGCTACTCGCTGGCGGAGGCGCTGGGCGACCGGGCGCAGGCGGACCTGATCTCGATCAACTGGCGGCACGCCGGGCTGGACCCCCGTCGGCGCGCCATCTGCGCCTACGCGGAGAAGCTCACCTCGGCGCCGGACACTGTCGAGAGGCAGGACCTCGAGGACCTGCGCGCGGCCGGTCTCACCGACGACGACATCTGGGACGTCGTCGAGATCGCGGCGATGTACAACTTCACCAACAGGGTCTCGTCGGCCATGGGCCACCGTCCCAACCCCGAGTACCACCGCCGGCCGCCCGCCGCCGCGGAATGA
- a CDS encoding 8-amino-7-oxononanoate synthase, with translation MPTETHAHAPALSVGADPLAWLDDASAHRRAAGLHRELAPRTAGARGAGSGAIDLASNDYLGLSAHPEVIAGAVDAARRWGAGSTGSRLVTGTTEEHAALERELAAFAGAGSGLVFSSGYTANLGAVTALAGRGALIVSDAGSHASLVDACRLSRARVVVTTHADADAVDRELAGRAEDRALVITDSVFSADGDLAPLRALHRACRRRGAMLLVDEAHGLGVRGEGGRGLVHELGLAGVPDIVVTATLSKSLGGQGGVVLADPRVREHLIDAARTFIFDTGLAPASVGSARAALGVLRREPERAAAVLRRAHELARICGGDRPEAAVVSLVLGDPQRAVDAARWCAGRGLRVGCFRPPSVPAGTSRLRLTARADLTDEDMTVVRGVLTAVAAGVSA, from the coding sequence ATGCCCACCGAGACACACGCACATGCCCCGGCCCTGTCGGTCGGCGCGGACCCGCTCGCCTGGCTCGATGACGCGTCCGCGCACCGGCGTGCCGCCGGCCTGCACCGGGAGCTCGCGCCCCGCACGGCGGGTGCGCGCGGGGCGGGCTCCGGCGCGATAGACCTCGCCTCCAACGACTACCTGGGGCTGAGCGCCCACCCCGAGGTGATCGCGGGCGCGGTCGACGCGGCGCGGCGCTGGGGCGCCGGCTCCACGGGATCGCGCTTGGTCACCGGCACCACCGAGGAGCATGCGGCGCTCGAACGCGAGCTCGCGGCGTTCGCCGGCGCCGGTTCCGGCCTGGTCTTCTCCTCCGGTTACACGGCGAACCTCGGCGCGGTGACGGCGCTGGCGGGCCGGGGTGCGCTCATCGTGTCCGACGCCGGCAGCCACGCGTCGCTCGTCGACGCCTGCCGGCTCTCCCGCGCCCGCGTGGTGGTGACCACGCACGCCGACGCCGACGCGGTCGATCGGGAGCTGGCCGGCCGCGCCGAGGACCGGGCGCTCGTCATCACCGACTCCGTGTTCAGCGCCGACGGGGACCTGGCGCCGCTGCGCGCCCTGCACCGGGCGTGCCGTAGGCGGGGCGCGATGCTGCTGGTCGACGAGGCGCACGGGCTGGGCGTGCGCGGAGAGGGCGGCCGCGGGCTGGTGCACGAACTGGGGCTCGCCGGCGTGCCGGACATCGTGGTCACAGCGACGCTGTCGAAATCGCTCGGCGGCCAGGGCGGCGTCGTGCTCGCCGATCCGCGCGTGCGGGAGCACCTCATCGACGCCGCGCGGACGTTCATCTTCGACACCGGTCTGGCGCCGGCGTCGGTCGGATCGGCGCGGGCGGCGCTCGGGGTGCTGCGCCGTGAACCCGAGCGCGCCGCGGCGGTGCTGCGCCGGGCGCACGAGCTGGCGCGGATCTGCGGCGGGGACCGCCCGGAGGCGGCGGTGGTCTCGCTCGTGCTCGGCGACCCGCAACGGGCCGTCGACGCGGCGCGCTGGTGCGCCGGCCGGGGGCTGCGCGTGGGCTGCTTCCGGCCGCCTTCGGTGCCGGCGGGGACCTCGCGGCTGCGCCTGACGGCGCGGGCCGACCTCACCGATGAGGACATGACCGTCGTACGCGGCGTGCTGACGGCGGTCGCAGCGGGGGTGTCCGCGTGA
- a CDS encoding nuclear transport factor 2 family protein — protein sequence MTDSDTATLIRELSDRLAVLEDRQAIVDLMTSYGPAIDSGCEEAVARVWTEDGVYDVDTGIMRGHAEITAMVRGGNHQGFITNGCAHVLEPGNVIVDGDTAVATCKSLLILARPDKSAFTVLRATANRWELVKTADGEWKCTRRTSRVLDGRDEAPRVLAEGVPGPDGTLEHGAGAGTVGRA from the coding sequence ATGACCGACTCCGACACGGCGACCCTGATCCGTGAACTCTCTGATCGCCTGGCCGTCCTCGAGGACCGTCAGGCCATCGTCGACCTGATGACCTCCTACGGCCCCGCCATCGACTCCGGCTGCGAAGAGGCGGTGGCGCGCGTGTGGACCGAGGACGGCGTCTACGACGTCGACACCGGCATCATGCGCGGTCACGCGGAGATCACGGCGATGGTCCGCGGCGGGAACCACCAGGGGTTCATCACGAACGGCTGCGCGCACGTGCTCGAACCGGGCAACGTGATCGTCGACGGCGACACCGCGGTGGCCACCTGCAAGTCGCTGCTGATCCTGGCCCGCCCCGACAAGTCGGCGTTCACCGTGCTGCGCGCCACGGCGAACCGCTGGGAACTGGTCAAGACCGCCGACGGCGAGTGGAAGTGCACCCGCCGCACCAGCCGCGTGCTGGACGGCCGCGACGAGGCCCCCCGCGTGCTGGCCGAGGGCGTGCCCGGGCCCGACGGCACCCTCGAGCACGGCGCGGGCGCCGGCACCGTCGGGAGGGCGTGA